Proteins from a genomic interval of Neoarius graeffei isolate fNeoGra1 chromosome 24, fNeoGra1.pri, whole genome shotgun sequence:
- the LOC132872483 gene encoding leukotriene B4 receptor 1-like translates to MQQLNSSNNSLTTPVPTGNLVASIVLAICFILGIPGNIAVVVCVAGWLKGGSFTPRLMLSLAISDLLTLLSLPVWIWSLLHGWVFGVVLCKLISYLLYFCMYCSILCVVLMSVQRYMQVLHPQKWNKLGKKGKKILLSGIWILSGVLSSYAPVQRSASQDKEGWLLCMRCCQNDVEQVTILILEILILMVSFLILAYFYFHLHRGVNNSTFFISQSLTKLVTRIVVCFFIFWFPLVISNIVTIIALFLQNDKLLRSTEAADNITAALTFINSCVNPFLYAFSARAVQQHAAGTENI, encoded by the coding sequence ATGCAGCAACTCAACTCATCCAACAACTCACTCACCACTCCagtcccaactggaaacctggttgCCAGTATTGTTCTGGCAATTTGCTTCATACTGGGAATCCCTGGGAATATCGCTGTAGTGGTATGTGTGGCTGGATGGCTGAAGGGAGGCAGTTTCACCCCGAGACTGATGCTGAGCCTGGCCATATCAGATCTGCTCACTCTGCTTTCTCTGCCAGTTTGGATTTGGTCTCTTCTTCATGGCTGGGTCTTTGGCGTGGTCCTGTGTAAGCTTATCTCATATTTGTTGTACTTCTGCATGTACTGTAGCATACTGTGTGTGGTTTTGATGAGCGTTCAGCGATATATGCAAGTGCTGCATCCTCAGAAATGGAACAAGCTTGGCAAGAAAGGAAAGAAGATCCTCTTGAGTGGAATTTGGATCTTAAGTGGAGTACTATCATCCTATGCTCCTGTACAGCGCAGTGCAAGTCAGGACAAGGAAGGATGGCTTCTGTGCATGCGATGCTGCCAGAATGATGTTGAACAAGTGACTATTTTAATCCTGGAGATCCTAATTTTGATGGTTTCATTCCTCATACTGGCTTACTTCTACTTTCATCTTCACCGGGGAGTTAATAACTCAACTTTCTTCATCAGTCAATCATTGACAAAGCTGGTGACCAGAATTGTGGtctgtttctttattttttggttCCCATTAGTCATCTCCAACATTGTGACGATCATTGCCCTATTCCTTCAGAATGACAAGCTGCTAAGATCTACAGAAGCTGCTGACAATATTACTGCAGCTCTGACTTTCATTAACAGTTGTGTGAACCCCTTTCTGTATGCTTTCTCTGCTCGGGCTGTACAGCAGCACGCAGCTGGAACAGAAAATATTTAG
- the LOC132872486 gene encoding leukotriene B4 receptor 1-like: protein MQQLNSSNSSLTTPIPTGNLVASIVLAICFILGIPGNIAVVVRLAGWLKGGSFTPRLMLSLAISDLLTLLSLPVWIWSLLHGWVFGVVLCKLLSYFVYLSMYCSTLFVVLMSVQRYMQVLHPQKWNKLGRKGKKILLSGIWILSGVLSSYALVQRNVRTNKEGWLLCKQGYQNNVERVTILIWEIILFVVLFPILAYFYFRLHRGVNNSTFFSSNLKTKLVTRIVVCFFIFWFPKIISNIVLIIAVLLRNDSLLRSAEAAEIITTALIFIHSCVNPFLYAFSARAVQQHATGTENI, encoded by the coding sequence ATGCAGCAACTCAACTCATCCAACAGCTCACTCACCACTCCaatcccaactggaaacctggttgCCAGTATTGTTCTGGCAATTTGCTTCATACTGGGAATCCCTGGGAATATCGCTGTAGTGGTACGTCTGGCTGGATGGCTGAAGGGAGGCAGTTTCACCCCGAGACTGATGCTAAGCCTGGCCATATCAGATCTGCTCACTCTGCTTTCTCTGCCAGTTTGGATTTGGTCTCTTCTTCATGGCTGGGTCTTTGGCGTGGTCCTGTGTAAGCTTCTCTCCTATTTTGTGTACTTAAGCATGTACTGTAGCACACTGTTTGTGGTTTTGATGAGCGTTCAGCGATATATGCAAGTGCTGCATCCTCAGAAATGGAACAAGCTTGGCAGGAAAGGAAAGAAGATCCTCTTGAGTGGAATTTGGATCTTAAGTGGAGTACTATCATCCTATGCTCTTGTACAACGCAATGTAAGAACGAACAAGGAAGGATGGCTTCTGTGCAAGCAAGGCTACCAGAATAATGTTGAAAGAGTGACTATTTTAATCTGGGAGATAATATTATTTGTGGTTTTGTTCCCCATACTGGCTTACTTCTACTTTCGTCTTCACCGGGGAGTTAATAACTCAACTTTCTTTAGCAGTAACTTAAAAACAAAGCTGGTGACCAGAATTGTGGtctgtttctttattttttggttCCCAAAGATCATCTCCAACATTGTGCTCATCATTGCCGTGTTGCTTCGGAATGACAGTCTGTTAAGATCTGCAGAAGCTGCTGAGATTATTACTACAGCTCTGATTTTCATTCACAGTTGTGTGAACCCCTTTCTGTACGCTTTCTCTGCTCGGGCTGTACAGCAGCACGCAACTGGAACAGAAAATATTTAA